One stretch of Leadbetterella byssophila DSM 17132 DNA includes these proteins:
- a CDS encoding malate:quinone oxidoreductase — MAGSKQIIEADVVLIGAGIMSSTLASMLKELHPDISIHILERLDAPAAESSDAWNNAGTGHSALCELNYTPEKEDGSIDVKKAIKIFEQFEVSKQYWAYLVRQGLVDKPEEFIHTIPHMSFVFGDKNVDFLKKRYETLTKVHFFKGMKFTDNANEIKEWAPLIMDGREEGEPVAATRAEWGTDVNFGALTRKMLKYLIFEKGVVMKLAHEVKDLKRTQDGRWKVAAKNLTTNTKIDFYAKFVFIGAGGGSLPLLEKSDIPEGKAYGGFPVGGQWLRCTNKEVIKRHDAKVYGKAAVGAPPMSVPHLDTRFIDGERALLFGPYAGFSTRFLKNGSLLDLPGSIKVHNVLPMIQAGWDNLDLTKYLINQVSQSQDDKVEALREYFPTANAEDWELEIAGQRVQVIKKDEKEGGVLEFGTEIVNSADGSIAALLGASPGASTAVAIMIDLIHKCFPEKVATEEWQSKLKAMIPSFGKSLLNDKELFKSEHVSSSESLGIVSAPIEVI, encoded by the coding sequence ATGGCAGGCTCAAAACAAATCATAGAAGCAGACGTGGTGCTGATCGGTGCCGGAATCATGAGTTCTACACTGGCCTCCATGCTGAAAGAACTTCATCCAGATATTTCCATACATATATTGGAAAGGCTTGATGCTCCTGCTGCGGAAAGTTCAGATGCATGGAATAATGCAGGAACCGGACATAGCGCACTTTGTGAATTGAACTACACACCGGAAAAAGAAGATGGTTCTATAGACGTTAAAAAGGCCATTAAAATTTTTGAACAATTTGAAGTTTCTAAACAATATTGGGCCTATTTGGTTCGCCAGGGTCTGGTAGATAAGCCCGAGGAATTCATACATACCATTCCTCATATGAGCTTTGTATTTGGAGACAAGAATGTGGACTTCTTGAAGAAGCGTTACGAGACTCTGACTAAGGTGCATTTCTTCAAAGGAATGAAGTTTACAGACAATGCCAATGAAATAAAAGAGTGGGCACCACTAATCATGGACGGCAGAGAGGAAGGCGAACCTGTAGCTGCTACACGTGCAGAATGGGGAACGGATGTGAACTTTGGGGCGCTAACTCGTAAAATGTTAAAATACCTGATCTTTGAGAAAGGTGTGGTGATGAAGTTAGCGCATGAAGTTAAGGATCTTAAGCGTACCCAAGATGGAAGATGGAAGGTGGCCGCTAAGAATTTAACTACAAACACTAAGATAGATTTCTACGCCAAATTTGTGTTTATCGGTGCAGGAGGGGGATCTCTTCCGCTGCTAGAGAAATCTGATATTCCAGAAGGTAAAGCATATGGTGGTTTCCCTGTGGGCGGACAATGGTTACGTTGTACCAATAAGGAAGTCATCAAGAGACATGACGCTAAGGTATATGGTAAAGCTGCTGTTGGAGCCCCACCGATGTCAGTACCACACTTAGATACACGTTTTATTGATGGTGAAAGAGCTCTTCTTTTCGGACCATACGCAGGATTTTCTACAAGATTCTTGAAAAACGGTTCGCTCCTTGACCTTCCGGGATCCATTAAAGTACATAATGTACTTCCCATGATTCAGGCAGGTTGGGATAACTTAGACTTAACTAAATATCTGATCAACCAGGTTAGCCAGTCTCAAGATGATAAAGTAGAGGCATTAAGAGAATATTTCCCTACTGCAAATGCGGAAGATTGGGAGTTGGAAATAGCCGGTCAGCGTGTGCAGGTGATTAAAAAGGATGAGAAAGAAGGAGGCGTATTAGAGTTCGGGACTGAGATAGTGAATTCTGCAGATGGTAGTATAGCGGCCTTGTTAGGAGCTTCTCCGGGAGCATCTACTGCTGTAGCTATCATGATAGATTTGATTCATAAATGTTTTCCTGAAAAGGTGGCAACAGAAGAATGGCAAAGTAAGTTGAAAGCCATGATTCCTTCCTTTGGTAAATCCCTATTGAATGATAAAGAACTGTTCAAATCAGAACATGTCTCCTCATCTGAATCTTTGGGAATTGTTTCTGCACCTATAGAAGTGATATAA
- a CDS encoding OmpA family protein, with translation MRAIFLILYLFTFHTFGQVTPNPSIEKKSAQNVFINKIEITEEYTVFHMQFYDKSDEKEFDKFMDENPDLARRLHNMGMDRDEALKFFRQRLRGEQTISFQPGSQVVLPNGQTFKFIKASNIPVAPERKAVEPGKKYFFKVYFERIPAGFEKIDLIEYEYDKEGTYQYWNFKGIKINNPKDRKPAVDTPVEVLKPEDFRVYGKVMDAVSGKTLNAKIRVISGTQRDSLQTSRTGKYEFLVNDEELDFSVEATGYEPLKEKLNIKVFLKSGSFQKDFFLEPSQSIEREPQEAVGEQVEESTFKLDKVYFNVGQAQILPESYEQLSQLVQYLKVNPTYKIQIEGHTDNQGDARANLQLSNDRAYNVRQYLIEQGIETSRIKFKGYGSSKPVSPNDTEENRRKNRRVEYQIIKEE, from the coding sequence ATGAGAGCTATATTTTTAATTCTTTACCTATTTACTTTCCATACCTTTGGACAAGTTACTCCTAATCCAAGTATAGAGAAGAAATCTGCACAGAATGTATTTATAAACAAGATTGAGATTACAGAGGAATACACCGTATTCCACATGCAGTTCTACGATAAATCTGATGAAAAGGAGTTTGATAAATTCATGGATGAGAATCCGGATTTAGCACGTAGATTACATAATATGGGTATGGATAGGGATGAGGCTTTAAAGTTTTTTCGGCAAAGACTTAGAGGGGAACAAACCATCAGTTTCCAACCCGGATCTCAAGTTGTACTTCCCAATGGACAGACTTTTAAGTTTATAAAAGCTTCCAATATTCCAGTTGCACCGGAAAGAAAAGCCGTAGAACCTGGGAAGAAATATTTTTTCAAAGTGTATTTTGAACGTATTCCGGCAGGCTTTGAGAAGATTGATCTCATAGAGTATGAGTATGATAAGGAAGGTACTTATCAATATTGGAACTTTAAGGGTATTAAAATCAATAATCCAAAAGATAGGAAGCCTGCAGTAGATACTCCTGTAGAGGTTTTGAAGCCTGAAGACTTCCGGGTCTACGGAAAAGTGATGGATGCTGTCTCGGGGAAAACATTAAATGCTAAGATTCGAGTGATTTCAGGTACTCAGCGGGATTCCTTACAGACTTCCAGAACAGGTAAGTATGAGTTTTTAGTCAATGATGAAGAACTGGATTTCTCTGTGGAAGCTACTGGATATGAGCCCCTAAAAGAAAAACTGAATATTAAGGTATTCTTGAAGTCCGGCAGTTTTCAAAAGGACTTTTTCTTGGAGCCTTCACAAAGTATAGAAAGGGAACCTCAGGAGGCTGTGGGTGAACAAGTAGAAGAGTCTACCTTCAAATTGGACAAGGTTTATTTTAATGTAGGTCAGGCACAGATCTTACCGGAGTCCTATGAGCAATTGAGTCAACTGGTCCAATACTTAAAAGTTAATCCTACCTATAAAATCCAAATCGAAGGCCATACGGATAATCAGGGGGATGCCAGGGCAAATTTGCAATTGTCGAATGATAGAGCCTATAATGTACGTCAGTACCTTATAGAACAAGGTATAGAAACCTCTAGGATCAAGTTCAAAGGTTATGGAAGTTCTAAACCTGTTTCTCCAAATGACACGGAAGAAAATAGGCGAAAGAATAGGAGAGTAGAATATCAAATCATAAAGGAGGAATAA
- a CDS encoding YhdH/YhfP family quinone oxidoreductase: MKPFKHLTVELDPDGKVLRRVQTSEYLPENELLVKVAYSSLNYKDALASNGNRGISRFYPHIPGIDAAGVVEKSNHPDFKAGQKVIVSGYDLGMNSKGGFSEYISVPAAWAIPLPSGLSLKESMILGTAGLTTAMALDRILPHQPQKILVTGASGGVGSICILLLNKLGIEVVALSRKDPKTLLELGANEVIKPWSPSEKPLLKGEFDAAIDTVGGATLSHLIKTIRPYGAIAVCGMAQSPHFESSVYPFILRGVTLYGIESAEAPLEWKRELWDKLANIWKLPNLEKITRTVTLDTLETEIQDMLAGKAQGRVLIDLETELE, from the coding sequence ATGAAGCCATTTAAGCACTTGACGGTTGAATTAGATCCGGATGGGAAAGTTCTCAGACGTGTACAAACCAGCGAATACTTGCCGGAGAACGAACTTCTCGTTAAGGTAGCTTATTCGTCATTAAATTATAAAGATGCCCTTGCTTCCAATGGAAACAGGGGCATTTCGCGTTTTTACCCTCACATTCCCGGTATTGATGCTGCCGGAGTAGTGGAAAAATCTAACCATCCGGATTTTAAGGCTGGACAGAAGGTTATAGTTAGCGGATATGACCTAGGAATGAACTCCAAAGGCGGCTTCTCTGAGTACATCTCTGTTCCAGCCGCCTGGGCTATACCCCTACCTTCCGGACTTTCACTAAAGGAAAGCATGATACTTGGCACGGCAGGCCTAACCACTGCCATGGCCTTAGATAGAATACTCCCCCATCAACCTCAAAAGATCTTGGTCACCGGAGCCTCAGGCGGTGTAGGCTCAATTTGTATTTTACTACTTAATAAACTGGGAATTGAAGTAGTCGCTTTATCAAGAAAAGACCCCAAAACTTTGCTTGAATTAGGAGCGAATGAGGTGATAAAACCCTGGTCTCCATCGGAAAAACCTCTTTTGAAAGGAGAATTTGATGCTGCAATAGATACTGTAGGAGGCGCCACTTTATCCCATTTGATCAAAACCATACGTCCCTACGGTGCCATAGCTGTATGTGGAATGGCCCAATCTCCACACTTTGAGTCTTCCGTTTACCCTTTTATCCTCAGAGGTGTCACACTCTATGGCATAGAGTCAGCAGAAGCTCCTTTAGAATGGAAAAGAGAGCTTTGGGACAAATTAGCCAATATTTGGAAACTTCCGAACTTAGAAAAAATCACTAGAACAGTAACCTTAGACACCTTAGAAACTGAAATCCAAGATATGCTCGCTGGGAAAGCTCAGGGAAGAGTCCTTATTGATTTGGAAACAGAACTCGAGTAA
- a CDS encoding M14 family metallopeptidase: MKKLLLFFMFTCFISMAQVDLKYYLPEGQSYDPSIPTPKSFLGYEVGEQHASPYEVNAYFRELAKHSKRMKVETYARTYEHRELLLVTFTSPENLGKLDQIKAEHQKLVNPETSKNLKLKDMPLVVWMGYSVHGNEASAINASLLAGYHLAAAQGPEIDALFANTIILVDPCLNPDGATRFSTWVNHNRSQTLVSDPNSREFKETWPNGRTNHYWFDLNRDWLYQQHPESRGRLAKFYEWRPNILTDHHEMGTNSTFFFQPGIPARTHPMTPKSNIALTAKIGTYHAKALDKIGSAYYTQENYDDFYYGKGSTLPDVNGAIGILFEQASSRGHLQESVNGPLSFPFTIRNQFVTTLSTLAAAKDMREELLNHLKDFYSEKPSGDIKAYVFGGSNDKVSTWEMVNMLRRNQIEVYALKNSEQIGGKSFTKGDAYVVPMNQPQHRLITSMFERRTTFQDSAFYDISAWTTPLCMNVPFAEAKTVPALGEKIGNLAFPAGQVIGESTLGYVFEWDSYFTSRASYELLKKGYTLKYATAPFTMNVQGSPKEFSYGTVQVIGSGIKSELEKLAQRDGIIFYAIPSGLTDKGINMGSEKFRKMELPSVLMITGDGVDANDAGEVWHLLDTRVHLPLTFADISQVNRMNLSKYSHIVLNHGRYNELSGEKLKQYVEAGGTLIALGDGATWASRNKIGNATFKATVGADTKGKKLPYANQTDINGAMSTAGTIFEVKLDVSHPLAYGYKQETLPYFKVNNLVFEDTQNAFNTPLMFTENPLMAGYVHPKNLERIKKSPAAVAQRVGGGQVISFTDNPNFRAFWYGTNKLFLNAIFFGKSIGGGRFGEE, translated from the coding sequence ATGAAGAAACTTCTCTTATTTTTTATGTTCACTTGCTTTATTTCAATGGCGCAAGTGGATCTCAAGTACTATTTACCGGAAGGACAAAGCTATGACCCTAGCATTCCAACTCCCAAATCTTTTTTAGGTTATGAAGTAGGTGAGCAGCACGCCTCTCCTTACGAAGTAAATGCCTATTTTCGTGAGTTAGCAAAGCATTCGAAAAGAATGAAAGTTGAAACCTATGCCAGAACTTATGAACATAGAGAACTTCTACTGGTCACTTTTACTTCTCCCGAAAACCTAGGTAAACTAGATCAAATCAAAGCGGAACACCAAAAGCTGGTTAATCCGGAAACTTCAAAGAATCTGAAGTTAAAAGATATGCCACTTGTAGTGTGGATGGGATATTCTGTACACGGAAACGAGGCTTCAGCCATCAACGCTTCCCTACTGGCAGGTTACCATTTAGCAGCTGCTCAAGGTCCCGAAATCGATGCCCTATTTGCTAATACCATCATTTTAGTAGACCCTTGCCTGAACCCTGACGGAGCTACAAGATTTTCAACTTGGGTAAATCATAACAGAAGCCAAACCCTGGTTTCTGACCCTAACAGTAGAGAGTTCAAAGAAACATGGCCTAACGGTAGAACGAACCACTACTGGTTTGACCTGAATAGAGACTGGTTATACCAACAGCACCCGGAAAGCCGTGGAAGACTGGCTAAATTCTACGAGTGGAGACCAAACATATTGACTGACCATCATGAAATGGGTACTAACTCTACCTTCTTCTTCCAACCGGGTATTCCCGCAAGAACCCACCCTATGACTCCTAAAAGCAACATTGCTTTAACAGCAAAGATTGGTACCTATCATGCAAAGGCTTTGGACAAAATAGGTTCTGCGTATTACACTCAGGAAAACTATGACGATTTCTACTATGGTAAGGGCTCTACCCTTCCCGATGTTAACGGCGCAATAGGTATCCTTTTCGAGCAGGCCAGCTCAAGAGGTCACCTTCAAGAGAGTGTAAATGGACCATTGAGTTTCCCTTTCACCATAAGAAATCAGTTTGTAACCACGCTTTCTACCTTGGCAGCAGCTAAGGACATGAGAGAGGAACTATTGAATCACCTGAAAGACTTCTATTCTGAGAAGCCCTCGGGAGATATTAAAGCCTATGTTTTTGGCGGAAGTAATGACAAAGTAAGCACTTGGGAGATGGTTAATATGCTTCGTAGAAACCAAATCGAAGTGTATGCATTGAAAAATTCTGAGCAAATTGGAGGTAAATCCTTCACTAAAGGTGATGCTTATGTAGTGCCTATGAATCAGCCTCAGCATCGCTTGATTACTTCAATGTTTGAAAGAAGAACCACCTTCCAGGATTCAGCTTTCTATGATATCTCTGCCTGGACAACTCCACTTTGTATGAATGTACCCTTTGCTGAAGCCAAAACAGTACCTGCTCTAGGTGAGAAAATAGGCAATTTGGCGTTCCCTGCAGGACAAGTAATTGGAGAAAGTACACTGGGTTACGTTTTTGAGTGGGACAGTTACTTTACTTCAAGAGCAAGTTATGAACTTTTGAAAAAAGGATACACTCTGAAGTACGCTACCGCTCCATTTACTATGAATGTTCAAGGTTCGCCTAAAGAGTTCTCTTATGGTACCGTCCAGGTAATTGGTAGTGGAATCAAATCTGAGTTAGAAAAATTAGCACAAAGAGATGGAATCATATTCTACGCTATTCCTTCGGGATTAACAGATAAAGGTATCAACATGGGTTCAGAGAAATTCCGCAAGATGGAACTTCCTTCTGTATTGATGATTACCGGGGATGGTGTAGACGCAAATGATGCAGGTGAAGTATGGCACTTACTAGACACTCGTGTTCACCTTCCTTTAACTTTTGCAGATATTTCTCAAGTGAACCGTATGAATTTGAGTAAATACTCGCATATCGTCCTAAACCACGGAAGATACAATGAGCTATCCGGAGAGAAATTGAAACAATATGTGGAAGCGGGCGGTACCCTAATCGCTCTAGGTGACGGTGCTACTTGGGCTTCCAGAAACAAGATCGGAAATGCAACGTTTAAGGCTACCGTAGGCGCAGATACCAAAGGTAAAAAGTTACCTTATGCTAACCAAACGGACATTAATGGAGCCATGTCTACTGCTGGTACCATCTTTGAAGTAAAACTGGACGTTTCTCATCCCCTTGCTTATGGATACAAACAAGAAACCCTACCTTATTTCAAAGTGAACAACTTGGTATTTGAAGACACTCAAAACGCCTTCAATACTCCATTAATGTTTACAGAAAATCCTTTGATGGCAGGTTATGTTCATCCTAAGAACTTGGAGCGCATTAAGAAAAGCCCTGCAGCTGTAGCGCAAAGAGTGGGCGGTGGACAAGTGATCAGCTTTACAGATAACCCTAACTTTAGAGCCTTCTGGTACGGAACAAACAAGTTGTTCCTAAATGCTATCTTCTTCGGAAAGAGCATAGGAGGAGGAAGATTTGGTGAAGAATAA
- a CDS encoding CTP synthase: MPLSGKKNKPKYIFVTGGVASSLGKGIIASSLAKLLQSRGFSVTIQKLDPYLNVDPGTLNPYEHGECYVTEDGAETDLDLGHYERFLNTPTSQANNVTTGRIYYNVLNKERKGDFLGKTVQVIPHITDEIKQHIRLLGESGQYDIIITEIGGCVGDIESLPFLEAVRQLKWELGEKNMLTIHLTLVPYLKSAGELKTKPTQHSVKMLQESGIQPDIIVCRTEHPLPMDIRKKIALFCNVEVPSVIESIDADSIYEVPVNMAHEKLDQRVLYMLDIYSGTDSDMRKWNNFLKVLKNPEHEVNIGLVGKYIELKDAYKSIVEAFIHGGVMNKCKVNLRWIHSEQVDAENVQELLGDLDGVLVAPGFGERGIEGKIQTVKFVRENNIPFFGICLGMQMAVIEYARHVLGWEDAHSTEMEPNAGHPVIDLMHDQQTVENKGGTMRLGAYACKIQEKTLARSIYGKAKISERHRHRWEFNNAYKEDFEKSGMVLSGTNPDTGLVEIIEIPTHPFFIGVQFHPELKSTVMNPHPLFVSFVKAALQKKMS, from the coding sequence ATGCCATTGAGCGGGAAAAAAAATAAGCCCAAGTACATTTTTGTGACTGGAGGCGTAGCTTCATCACTAGGAAAGGGTATTATTGCTTCATCATTAGCCAAACTTTTACAATCACGCGGTTTTTCTGTTACTATTCAAAAACTGGACCCCTATCTTAACGTGGATCCGGGCACACTGAATCCTTACGAACACGGAGAATGTTACGTTACCGAAGATGGTGCTGAAACAGACTTGGATTTAGGCCACTACGAAAGGTTCCTAAACACCCCCACTTCACAAGCCAATAACGTAACCACAGGTAGAATCTATTACAATGTCTTGAACAAAGAACGTAAAGGAGATTTTCTAGGAAAAACCGTACAAGTTATTCCGCACATTACTGACGAAATCAAACAGCATATTCGTCTTTTAGGAGAATCCGGTCAATATGACATCATCATCACTGAGATAGGTGGATGCGTAGGTGACATAGAGTCTCTTCCGTTCCTAGAAGCAGTAAGACAGCTAAAATGGGAATTGGGCGAAAAGAATATGCTTACCATTCACCTGACCTTAGTTCCGTATCTTAAATCAGCAGGTGAATTAAAAACCAAACCTACTCAGCACTCGGTAAAAATGTTACAAGAGTCCGGAATTCAGCCGGACATCATCGTTTGTAGAACAGAGCACCCGCTACCTATGGATATTCGTAAGAAAATCGCGCTGTTCTGTAACGTGGAAGTACCGTCTGTCATTGAATCCATTGATGCGGATTCCATCTATGAGGTACCTGTAAATATGGCCCATGAAAAATTGGACCAAAGAGTACTTTATATGTTAGACATCTACAGTGGAACAGATTCTGATATGCGTAAATGGAATAATTTCCTTAAAGTACTAAAGAATCCGGAACATGAAGTTAACATTGGTCTAGTAGGTAAGTACATAGAGTTAAAAGATGCCTATAAATCTATAGTAGAAGCCTTCATCCACGGTGGAGTTATGAACAAATGCAAAGTAAATCTGCGTTGGATCCACTCCGAACAAGTTGATGCTGAAAACGTACAAGAACTTTTAGGCGACTTAGACGGTGTACTCGTAGCACCAGGCTTTGGAGAAAGAGGTATAGAAGGTAAAATTCAGACGGTTAAATTCGTCAGAGAAAACAATATTCCATTCTTTGGTATTTGCCTAGGTATGCAAATGGCCGTTATTGAATACGCTAGACACGTCCTTGGATGGGAAGACGCGCATTCTACTGAAATGGAACCGAATGCAGGTCATCCGGTGATCGACTTGATGCATGACCAACAAACCGTAGAAAATAAAGGTGGTACTATGCGTTTGGGTGCATATGCATGTAAGATTCAGGAGAAAACCTTAGCCAGAAGCATATATGGAAAAGCTAAGATCTCTGAAAGACACAGACACCGTTGGGAATTCAATAATGCATACAAGGAAGATTTCGAAAAGAGTGGTATGGTATTAAGTGGAACCAACCCTGATACAGGACTGGTGGAGATCATTGAAATCCCTACGCATCCATTCTTTATAGGAGTACAATTCCATCCTGAACTGAAAAGTACAGTGATGAACCCACACCCTCTGTTTGTAAGCTTTGTAAAAGCAGCTCTTCAAAAGAAAATGTCATGA
- the rsmA gene encoding 16S rRNA (adenine(1518)-N(6)/adenine(1519)-N(6))-dimethyltransferase RsmA: MEKVKAKKHLGQHFLKDLSAAKRITELYQGPKKVLEIGPGMGVLTQYLRERTDLDLYLVEIDKESVAYLQHQYGYTDEKLFDADFLQMNLSERLNTEGDFGIIGNFPYNISSQIFFKVLDYRDQVKEVVGMVQKEVGVRLASKPGNKDYGILSVLLQAFYDIEYSFTVPPGAFDPPPKVDSGVIRLVRNMDKKLDCDYKKFKLVVKTAFNQRRKMLSNALKPVSAQQEFPYANKRAEQLDYLQFAEITRVLFPNQ; the protein is encoded by the coding sequence TTGGAAAAAGTTAAGGCAAAGAAACATTTGGGTCAACATTTCCTAAAAGACCTGAGTGCCGCCAAAAGAATTACCGAACTTTATCAAGGTCCTAAGAAGGTTTTAGAGATAGGGCCTGGAATGGGTGTACTTACGCAGTATCTACGTGAAAGGACGGATTTAGACCTATATTTAGTAGAAATAGACAAGGAATCTGTGGCCTATTTGCAGCATCAATACGGTTATACAGATGAGAAGCTATTTGATGCGGATTTTCTCCAAATGAATCTTTCTGAGCGACTAAACACGGAAGGGGATTTTGGGATAATTGGTAATTTCCCTTATAATATTTCCTCCCAAATTTTCTTCAAAGTGCTGGACTACAGAGATCAGGTGAAGGAAGTAGTGGGTATGGTTCAAAAGGAGGTAGGGGTTAGATTAGCCTCGAAACCTGGAAATAAAGATTATGGTATTTTAAGCGTGCTTTTGCAAGCGTTCTATGATATAGAATATAGCTTTACTGTTCCACCCGGCGCTTTTGATCCTCCTCCAAAAGTGGATTCAGGAGTGATTCGTTTGGTTAGAAATATGGATAAGAAACTGGATTGCGACTATAAGAAATTCAAGTTAGTAGTGAAAACGGCCTTCAACCAAAGGAGGAAGATGCTTTCAAATGCCTTGAAGCCGGTGTCTGCTCAGCAAGAGTTTCCATATGCCAATAAACGAGCGGAGCAGCTGGATTACCTTCAGTTTGCAGAGATTACTCGAGTTCTGTTTCCAAATCAATAA
- a CDS encoding pyrimidine dimer DNA glycosylase/endonuclease V: MRLWSLHPCYLDTKGLLALWREALLAKNVLEGMTKGYKNHPQLDRFKKYGPEFIHPFLQVVYEEAHARGYRFDQSKFNKLSFSTPIPVTTGQIAFEKEHLLRKLQERAPGWIKNLEIAQNPRLNPLFIRVDGEIEPWERA; the protein is encoded by the coding sequence ATGCGTCTCTGGTCTCTCCATCCATGTTATTTAGATACAAAAGGTTTACTCGCCTTATGGCGGGAGGCACTTTTGGCCAAGAATGTTTTAGAAGGTATGACCAAAGGTTACAAAAATCATCCGCAATTAGATAGATTCAAAAAATACGGTCCTGAATTTATCCACCCCTTTCTTCAAGTGGTTTATGAGGAAGCTCATGCCCGAGGATACCGTTTTGATCAGAGCAAATTTAACAAGTTATCTTTCTCCACTCCAATACCTGTAACTACGGGACAAATTGCATTTGAAAAAGAACATCTATTACGAAAGCTACAAGAAAGAGCTCCGGGTTGGATAAAAAATCTTGAAATTGCCCAAAATCCACGTCTAAACCCTCTTTTTATACGTGTAGACGGGGAAATTGAACCTTGGGAGAGGGCTTAA